In bacterium, a single window of DNA contains:
- a CDS encoding MMPL family transporter: MPSRLLDLPLRAPRLTIAGLLAITLALAVCAVRIRVDAAIENLLPRDDADRLYYESVIRAFGSEQATVIGVFGDVFSPATLATIGHLSRQIADFDGVREVISLTTVKGVTSDEMGLRVGPLLGAPPRTADEAAAFKARVLGDPLYVGNLVNAAGDATSILVLYEPLSDQELFARDLEGRVRRAVAALGEPSRFAITGAQSLKGSGARLMTQDLIRFVPLSLALVLVVLFLALRTRRGVALPLACVVAGTVWTAGVMVLCGSDINMGTLILPPLLMAIGLTYAIHVVGRYYVELATGLPREAVVAATVRHVRLPVLVAWLTTAASCATLIGNPIHAIRDVGVYSVVGVTAIVVLSLLLIPAVLLLLPHPRPAAGPLAQPRDRVATTVEALARWAMAHRLLVLGGGVLLCAVAAWGAARIRVETDYLQFFSRGSAVRRDTLRIAEALGGTQPIYVTVEGDGPGSMGRLDALTAMRDLQRFVAEQPGVDGSLSLADYVAVMQGALNPDRGRGLPDQQDEVDQLLLFVDPADVAPVVSRDFGRANIVVRTHLAGSSQVGALVESIAAYARSRFRRGLTVTPTGSVVLLNRSADDLARGQVTALWQVLAVLLLIMSLIFLSVRAGLLSLVPNVAPIIVLFGLMGWTGIPLDISTSMIAVIAIGIAVGDTIHYFSALNVRLRATGDRERAILDVARRVGTPIVYSALALTAGFAITCLSNFQPIRHFGLLASATVAIGLLAELLITPALLLSTTIITLWDLLFLKLGPEPEKQIPLFAGLRAFQAKIVVLMGRLAAAAPGERIMRRGELRPEIYVLLSGGAEVRRAPGEPVIRRVGRGDAIGEMALVRDRPRSAEVVVTQPTEYLILDRGVLDRLRRRHPRIAATVLLNLSRILSDRLEDTTERLARGDR; encoded by the coding sequence ATGCCGAGTCGTCTGCTCGACCTGCCGCTGCGCGCGCCGCGGCTGACGATCGCCGGCCTGCTGGCAATTACGCTGGCGCTCGCCGTCTGCGCCGTCCGCATCCGGGTCGACGCGGCGATCGAGAATCTCCTGCCGCGCGACGACGCCGACCGGCTCTACTACGAGAGCGTCATACGCGCCTTCGGCAGCGAGCAGGCGACGGTCATCGGCGTCTTCGGCGACGTCTTCTCCCCGGCGACGCTGGCCACCATCGGGCATCTGTCGCGCCAGATCGCCGACTTCGACGGCGTGCGCGAGGTGATCAGCCTGACCACGGTGAAGGGCGTGACGAGCGACGAGATGGGGTTGCGCGTCGGGCCGCTGCTCGGCGCGCCGCCGCGCACCGCCGACGAGGCCGCCGCGTTCAAGGCCCGGGTGCTCGGCGATCCGCTCTACGTCGGCAACCTGGTGAACGCCGCCGGCGATGCGACCAGCATCCTCGTGCTCTACGAGCCGCTGTCGGATCAGGAGCTGTTCGCCCGCGATCTCGAGGGCCGGGTGCGGCGGGCGGTCGCGGCGCTCGGCGAGCCGTCGCGCTTCGCGATCACCGGCGCCCAGTCGCTGAAGGGGAGCGGCGCGCGCCTGATGACGCAGGACCTCATCCGCTTCGTGCCGCTGTCGCTGGCGCTGGTGCTCGTGGTCCTGTTCCTCGCGCTCCGCACCCGGCGGGGCGTCGCGCTGCCGCTCGCCTGCGTCGTCGCCGGCACGGTGTGGACCGCCGGCGTCATGGTCCTGTGCGGCAGCGACATCAACATGGGCACGCTCATCCTGCCGCCGTTGCTGATGGCCATCGGCCTCACCTACGCCATCCACGTGGTCGGCCGCTATTACGTCGAGCTGGCGACCGGCCTTCCGCGCGAGGCGGTCGTCGCGGCCACCGTGCGGCACGTCCGCCTGCCGGTGCTGGTCGCCTGGCTGACGACGGCGGCGAGCTGCGCGACGCTGATCGGCAACCCGATCCATGCCATCCGCGACGTCGGCGTCTACTCGGTGGTCGGCGTCACGGCGATCGTCGTCCTTTCGCTGCTGTTGATCCCGGCCGTCCTGCTCCTGCTGCCACACCCGCGGCCGGCAGCCGGCCCGCTGGCCCAGCCGCGCGATCGCGTCGCCACCACCGTCGAAGCCCTCGCCCGCTGGGCGATGGCGCACCGCCTGCTGGTGCTGGGCGGCGGCGTTCTCCTCTGCGCCGTCGCGGCGTGGGGGGCGGCACGCATCCGGGTCGAGACCGACTATCTCCAGTTCTTCAGCCGTGGCAGCGCCGTGCGCCGGGACACCCTGCGCATCGCCGAGGCGCTCGGCGGCACGCAGCCGATCTACGTCACCGTCGAGGGGGACGGGCCGGGCAGCATGGGGCGGCTCGACGCGCTCACCGCCATGCGCGACCTGCAACGGTTCGTCGCCGAGCAGCCGGGCGTCGACGGCAGCCTCTCGCTCGCCGACTACGTCGCGGTCATGCAGGGCGCGCTCAACCCGGATCGCGGCCGCGGCCTGCCCGACCAACAGGACGAGGTCGACCAGCTCCTGCTGTTCGTCGACCCGGCCGACGTCGCGCCGGTGGTGAGCCGGGACTTCGGGCGCGCCAACATCGTCGTCCGCACCCACCTGGCGGGATCGTCCCAGGTGGGCGCCCTGGTGGAGAGCATCGCCGCCTACGCGCGGTCGCGCTTCCGCCGCGGCCTGACGGTGACGCCGACCGGCAGCGTGGTGCTGCTCAACCGCTCGGCCGACGACCTGGCGCGCGGACAGGTGACCGCGTTGTGGCAGGTGCTGGCGGTGTTGCTGCTCATCATGTCGCTGATCTTCCTGTCGGTGCGCGCCGGGTTGCTGTCGCTGGTGCCGAACGTGGCCCCGATCATCGTCCTCTTCGGCCTCATGGGTTGGACGGGCATCCCCCTGGACATCTCGACCAGCATGATCGCGGTGATCGCCATCGGCATCGCGGTGGGCGATACCATCCATTACTTCAGCGCGCTCAACGTCCGGCTGCGCGCCACCGGCGACCGGGAGCGGGCGATCCTCGACGTCGCCCGCCGGGTCGGCACGCCGATCGTCTACTCGGCGCTCGCCCTGACCGCCGGCTTCGCCATCACCTGCCTGTCGAACTTCCAGCCCATCCGCCACTTCGGCCTCCTCGCCAGCGCCACGGTGGCGATCGGCCTCCTCGCCGAGCTGCTGATCACGCCGGCGCTGCTCCTGAGCACGACGATCATCACCCTGTGGGATCTGCTGTTCCTCAAGCTCGGCCCCGAGCCGGAGAAGCAGATCCCGCTCTTCGCCGGGCTGCGGGCGTTCCAGGCGAAGATCGTCGTCCTCATGGGGCGGCTGGCCGCCGCCGCGCCGGGCGAGCGGATCATGCGGCGCGGCGAGCTGCGGCCCGAGATCTACGTGCTGCTGAGCGGCGGCGCCGAGGTGCGCCGCGCCCCGGGCGAGCCGGTGATCCGCCGCGTCGGCCGCGGCGACGCCATCGGCGAGATGGCGCTGGTGCGCGATCGGCCGCGCTCCGCCGAGGTCGTCGTGACGCAGCCGACCGAGTACCTCATCCTCGACCGCGGCGTCCTCGATCGCCTGCGCCGCCGCCACCCGCGCATCGCCGCGACGGTGCTCCTGAACCTGTCGCGCATCCTCAGCGACCGCCTCGAGGACACCACCGAACGGTTGGCGCGCGGCGACCGCTGA
- a CDS encoding phosphotransferase family protein — translation MGDGPTDAVAPETIAIRADEDFDHDRLAAFLRGRLPGSDRPLAVRQFGGGHANLTYLLQYGEQEYVLRRPPLGPVAASAHDMGREFRVLSVLHRVYPPAPRAHVYCADAGVIGAPFFVMERRRGVVVRLVIPPEFGGGADATANRRLSEALIDALADLHQVDCRAVGLETLGRPDGFLRRQIDGWAQRYERARTRDLAVVGELVDWLRASQPPSPPPTLLHNDWRLDNMMMDPADPGRVVAVFDWDMCTVGDPLADLGTLLSSWRQPGEEVAGMTAGTMPSTVPGFLDRRQAVARYGARRGVDVNAVPYYYVFGQFKMAVVLQQIFHRYHLGQTRDQRFAIFDRVAEALFQRARDCSQSPDL, via the coding sequence ATGGGTGACGGGCCGACGGACGCGGTGGCGCCCGAGACGATCGCGATTCGCGCCGACGAGGATTTCGATCACGATCGCCTGGCGGCCTTCCTGCGCGGTCGACTGCCGGGGAGCGATCGCCCCTTGGCCGTGCGCCAGTTCGGGGGCGGGCACGCCAATCTCACCTACCTCCTGCAGTACGGCGAGCAGGAGTACGTGCTGCGGCGGCCGCCGCTCGGGCCGGTGGCCGCATCGGCGCACGACATGGGGCGCGAGTTCCGCGTCCTGTCGGTCCTGCACCGGGTCTATCCGCCGGCGCCGCGCGCCCATGTCTACTGCGCCGACGCCGGCGTCATCGGCGCCCCGTTCTTCGTCATGGAGCGGCGGCGCGGCGTCGTGGTGCGTCTGGTGATTCCGCCCGAATTCGGCGGCGGCGCCGACGCGACGGCGAATCGGCGGCTCAGCGAAGCGCTGATCGACGCGCTCGCCGATCTGCACCAGGTCGACTGTCGCGCCGTCGGGTTGGAGACCCTCGGCAGGCCCGACGGCTTCCTGCGCCGGCAGATCGACGGCTGGGCGCAGCGCTACGAGCGGGCGCGGACGCGCGACCTGGCGGTGGTGGGCGAGCTCGTCGACTGGCTGCGCGCCTCCCAGCCGCCGTCGCCGCCGCCGACCTTGCTCCACAACGACTGGCGGCTGGACAACATGATGATGGATCCGGCCGATCCCGGACGCGTCGTGGCGGTGTTCGACTGGGACATGTGTACGGTCGGCGACCCGCTGGCCGACCTCGGCACCCTGCTCTCGAGCTGGCGCCAGCCCGGCGAGGAGGTGGCCGGCATGACCGCGGGGACGATGCCGTCGACGGTGCCCGGCTTCCTCGACCGCCGCCAGGCGGTGGCGCGCTACGGCGCGCGCCGCGGCGTCGACGTCAACGCGGTGCCGTACTACTACGTCTTCGGCCAGTTCAAGATGGCGGTCGTGCTGCAGCAGATCTTCCACCGCTACCATCTCGGGCAGACCAGGGATCAGCGCTTCGCGATCTTCGACCGGGTGGCGGAGGCGCTGTTCCAGCGCGCCCGCGACTGCAGCCAGTCGCCGGATCTCTGA
- the surE gene encoding 5'/3'-nucleotidase SurE, with translation MRLIVTNDDGVDAPGLAALSELAGEIGEVVVVAPVGAQSGVGHQLTTHAPIRVDRLAPARYAVGGTPADCARLALTDFAPDADWLLSGINAGGNLGADVYTSGTVAATREAALLGRRAIAVSHYIGPGRAIDWRLAVRRLRPVLALLVTRPLDAGHFWSVNLPHPADDATPAIVFCGLDTRPLHVRYRRAGDSYVYVGDYHTRPRQPGRDVDVCMGGHIAVTKVTLEIAAE, from the coding sequence ATGCGCCTGATCGTCACCAACGACGACGGCGTCGATGCCCCAGGCCTGGCGGCGCTGAGCGAGCTGGCGGGCGAGATCGGCGAGGTCGTGGTCGTCGCGCCCGTCGGCGCCCAGTCTGGGGTCGGGCACCAGCTCACCACGCACGCGCCGATCCGCGTCGATCGGCTGGCGCCGGCGCGCTACGCGGTCGGCGGCACGCCCGCCGACTGCGCCCGCCTCGCGCTCACCGACTTCGCGCCGGACGCCGACTGGCTGCTCTCCGGCATCAACGCCGGCGGCAATCTCGGCGCCGATGTGTACACCTCGGGCACCGTGGCCGCGACCCGCGAGGCGGCGCTGCTCGGACGGCGCGCCATCGCCGTCTCGCACTACATCGGGCCGGGCCGGGCGATCGACTGGCGGCTCGCCGTCCGGCGCCTGCGCCCGGTGCTGGCGCTGCTGGTGACGCGGCCGCTCGATGCCGGCCATTTCTGGAGCGTCAACCTGCCGCACCCGGCGGACGACGCGACGCCGGCGATCGTCTTCTGCGGCCTCGACACGCGGCCGCTGCACGTCCGCTACCGCCGCGCCGGCGACAGCTACGTCTACGTCGGCGACTACCACACCCGGCCGCGACAGCCGGGGCGCGACGTCGACGTCTGCATGGGCGGCCACATCGCCGTGACCAAGGTCACGCTCGAGATCGCCGCCGAGTGA
- a CDS encoding alpha/beta fold hydrolase, which produces MQTLQRVIDAWFERDRDAQPAPYAARTRDGWRLALYRYQPAQRAHATPVVLCHGMSSNRWDMDGPGRLSLARYLRRQGYDVWVIELRGAGRSTRPTWFNGKRYTWSFEDYVQHDAPAALRVVLRETGARQVHWVGHSMGGMIAYALLMSPIHGKIASAVTLGSPTMSAVGHPVLDFGLPYRGLLRYVPTRLPLGLAARLGAPFARPLSRLLERSIADLGFHPGNADAELLRVLMLTAIDDVPASLLREFARWYDTRAMSDRYQMFDFTEHLERVTTPVLIIAGSHDELTPVRDLEAVHRRIASPDKAFRVVGRAHGDAHDYSHADLILGLHAPDDVYPIVGAWLDRHRQRLPSRRRGRLRAVASRR; this is translated from the coding sequence ATGCAAACGCTGCAGCGGGTGATCGACGCCTGGTTCGAACGCGACCGCGACGCGCAGCCGGCTCCGTACGCGGCGCGGACCCGCGACGGCTGGCGCCTCGCCCTCTACCGCTATCAGCCGGCTCAGCGCGCGCACGCGACGCCGGTGGTGCTCTGCCACGGGATGTCGTCCAACCGCTGGGACATGGACGGGCCGGGCCGCCTGTCGCTGGCGCGCTACCTGCGGCGGCAGGGGTACGATGTCTGGGTGATCGAGCTGCGCGGGGCCGGGCGGTCGACCCGCCCCACCTGGTTCAACGGCAAGCGGTACACGTGGAGCTTCGAGGACTACGTCCAGCACGACGCCCCCGCGGCGCTGCGCGTCGTGCTGCGCGAGACCGGAGCGCGGCAGGTGCACTGGGTCGGGCACTCGATGGGCGGCATGATCGCCTACGCGCTGCTGATGAGCCCGATCCACGGCAAGATCGCCAGCGCCGTCACGCTCGGGTCGCCGACCATGAGCGCCGTCGGCCATCCGGTGCTCGACTTCGGCCTGCCGTACCGCGGCCTGCTGCGCTACGTGCCGACCCGCCTGCCGCTCGGCCTCGCCGCGCGGCTCGGCGCGCCGTTCGCGCGGCCGCTGTCGCGTCTGCTGGAGCGGAGCATCGCCGATCTCGGCTTCCATCCCGGCAATGCCGATGCCGAGCTGTTGCGCGTCCTGATGCTGACCGCGATCGACGACGTGCCGGCATCGCTGCTGCGCGAGTTCGCGCGCTGGTACGACACGCGGGCGATGAGCGATCGCTACCAGATGTTCGATTTCACCGAGCACCTCGAGCGCGTCACCACGCCGGTGCTGATCATCGCCGGCAGCCACGACGAGCTGACGCCGGTGCGCGATCTCGAGGCGGTGCATCGCCGCATCGCCTCGCCGGACAAGGCGTTCCGCGTCGTCGGTCGCGCCCACGGCGACGCCCACGACTACAGTCACGCCGACCTGATCCTCGGTCTGCACGCGCCGGACGACGTCTACCCGATCGTCGGCGCCTGGCTGGACCGCCATCGCCAGCGCCTGCCGAGCCGACGCCGCGGCCGGCTGCGCGCGGTCGCGAGCCGGCGGTGA
- a CDS encoding urease accessory protein, with amino-acid sequence MLTVLFLGLLVGLRHALEADHIAAVTSLASRAASWRERLAVAAVWGSGHALALMLLGGTLVALGTALPERVARGFEMAAGGMLIALGADVLRRLRRRRVHLHVHAHGDGVRHLHIHAHDATPQHAPAAHAHRHPFGLLPRALAVGGIHGLAGSGALVVLSMQMLGSGALAVVYVLCFAIGSILGMTAFSLVLTLPFALSPRLLEATAGRLEAAVGVVTITLGGWMALQAAAF; translated from the coding sequence GTGCTGACCGTCCTCTTCCTCGGCCTGCTGGTCGGCTTGCGGCACGCGCTGGAGGCCGACCACATCGCGGCGGTGACGTCGCTCGCCAGCCGCGCCGCGTCGTGGCGCGAGCGGCTGGCGGTGGCGGCGGTCTGGGGCAGCGGACACGCCCTGGCGCTGATGCTGCTCGGCGGCACGCTCGTCGCCCTCGGCACCGCCCTGCCGGAACGCGTGGCGCGCGGCTTCGAGATGGCCGCCGGCGGCATGCTGATCGCGCTCGGCGCCGACGTGCTGCGCCGCCTGCGCCGGCGGCGCGTGCACCTCCACGTCCATGCGCACGGCGACGGCGTCCGCCACCTGCACATCCACGCCCACGACGCGACGCCACAGCACGCGCCCGCGGCGCACGCGCACCGGCACCCGTTCGGGCTGCTGCCGCGCGCGCTCGCCGTCGGCGGCATCCATGGCCTCGCCGGCTCGGGGGCGCTGGTGGTGCTGTCGATGCAGATGCTCGGCTCCGGCGCCCTCGCGGTCGTCTACGTCCTCTGCTTCGCGATCGGCTCGATCCTCGGCATGACCGCCTTCTCGCTGGTGCTCACCCTGCCCTTCGCGCTCTCGCCGCGCCTGCTCGAGGCGACCGCCGGCCGCCTGGAGGCCGCGGTCGGCGTCGTCACCATCACCCTCGGCGGCTGGATGGCGCTGCAGGCGGCCGCCTTCTGA
- a CDS encoding segregation/condensation protein A, with translation MSGEQDQAGGVQLPLRLPYRVRLELFEGPLDLLLHLIKRNEVDVRELPVARITEQYLGYLDLMRDLNLDIAGEYLVMAATLTLIKSRLLLPSAEPEEGEEADPRADLVRQLLEYQRFREAAEALAERPLLRRDTFAREPSSEGLPPEPEGVPRIRVTLWELMEAFRAVLKRAAPDPVHQVEGEAISLRSRIDGLLATLGVARRVAFDSLFGERPTRGYVIVTFLAVLELMKQHVVEALQEEVLGPIVITLAVDDVSTVAIDLLEEYDGSAAAQPDPGLAAEE, from the coding sequence ATGAGCGGGGAGCAGGACCAGGCGGGCGGCGTCCAACTGCCGTTGCGGCTGCCCTATCGGGTGCGGCTCGAGCTGTTCGAGGGGCCGCTCGATCTGCTGCTGCACCTGATCAAGCGCAACGAGGTCGACGTGCGCGAGCTGCCGGTGGCGCGGATCACCGAGCAGTACCTCGGCTACCTCGACCTGATGCGCGACCTCAACCTCGACATCGCCGGCGAGTACCTGGTCATGGCGGCGACGCTGACGCTGATCAAGTCGCGCCTGCTGCTGCCGTCGGCCGAGCCGGAGGAGGGCGAGGAGGCCGACCCGCGCGCCGACCTGGTCCGCCAACTGCTCGAGTACCAGCGCTTCCGCGAGGCGGCCGAGGCGCTGGCCGAGCGGCCGCTGCTGCGCCGCGACACGTTCGCGCGCGAGCCCAGCAGCGAGGGCCTGCCGCCGGAGCCCGAGGGCGTGCCGCGGATCCGTGTCACCCTGTGGGAGCTCATGGAGGCGTTCCGCGCCGTGCTCAAGCGGGCGGCGCCGGACCCGGTGCATCAGGTCGAAGGCGAGGCCATCTCGCTGCGGTCGCGCATCGACGGCCTGCTGGCGACCCTCGGCGTCGCCCGCCGGGTCGCCTTCGACAGCCTGTTCGGGGAGCGCCCGACGCGCGGCTACGTGATCGTCACCTTCCTGGCCGTGCTCGAGCTGATGAAGCAACACGTGGTCGAGGCGCTGCAAGAGGAGGTGCTCGGGCCGATCGTCATCACCCTCGCGGTGGACGACGTCTCGACGGTGGCGATCGACCTGCTGGAGGAGTACGACGGGAGCGCGGCGGCGCAGCCCGATCCGGGGCTCGCGGCCGAGGAGTGA
- a CDS encoding malonate decarboxylase subunit alpha — translation MSAARSRAGAPHAVPSLGLRERAAILAQLARAAFAWQRHDTRYPSPVVGDPRFMDARSAAALLRDGDVVACSGLGGNQRASILYWAIRESFEETGHPAGLTVINLGGHGGRGRAPGTLEELGRDGLCTRLISGHLETFHAMLELAARGRCALQCIPQGTLALLLEGLGRGERSLVSETGIGTFIDPRVGPGSPVAGTSDEQLVHVVGGKLRYEVPPVDVAIFNAPAADRAGNIYVRHCAMIGETAEIARAARRNGGRVLAVVGRLVPHDAAQVYLPAEMVDAIVVHPDAEQTAAVFHRDPWLAVTTDAGGAIGPALARVRFINRLVGITARRTAVDAAVARLAAAVLCAVGRRGAYVNIGTGMPEEIPAAVYEAGGLERVTFLVESGPVGGVPASGIYFGAAIAPRQILSSAEMFRLCYQRLDVTCLGALQVDRHGNVNVSQRGEGPRHFVGPGGFIDLSTAAATVLFVCHWAQRGTLAIENGRLRVVARGAPKFVDAVEQITFNGRRALAAGKRVFWATPVGLLQLAPRGVEVVAVMPGIDPRRDVVEASGGVVRLPASEVRTLPAVLLGGAGFDLRDGGPLRGWL, via the coding sequence GTGAGCGCCGCGCGGTCGCGCGCCGGCGCGCCCCACGCGGTGCCGTCGCTCGGTCTGCGCGAACGCGCCGCGATCCTCGCCCAGCTCGCCCGCGCCGCCTTCGCCTGGCAGCGGCACGACACCCGCTACCCCAGCCCGGTGGTCGGTGATCCGCGCTTCATGGACGCGCGCAGCGCCGCGGCGCTGCTGCGCGACGGGGACGTCGTCGCCTGCTCCGGGCTCGGCGGCAACCAGCGCGCCTCGATCCTCTACTGGGCGATCCGCGAGTCGTTCGAGGAGACCGGCCATCCTGCCGGCCTGACGGTCATCAACCTCGGCGGGCACGGGGGCCGCGGGCGCGCGCCCGGCACGCTCGAGGAGCTCGGCCGCGACGGCCTGTGCACGCGCCTGATTTCGGGACACCTGGAGACGTTCCACGCCATGCTCGAGCTGGCGGCGCGCGGGCGCTGCGCGCTGCAGTGCATCCCGCAGGGGACGCTGGCGCTGTTGCTCGAGGGGCTCGGCCGCGGCGAGCGCTCGCTGGTGAGCGAGACCGGCATCGGCACCTTCATCGATCCGCGGGTCGGTCCGGGGTCGCCGGTCGCCGGCACCAGCGACGAGCAGCTCGTGCACGTCGTCGGCGGCAAGCTGCGCTACGAGGTGCCGCCGGTGGACGTGGCGATCTTCAACGCGCCGGCCGCCGATCGCGCCGGCAACATCTACGTGCGCCACTGCGCGATGATCGGCGAGACGGCCGAGATCGCCCGCGCCGCGCGCCGCAACGGCGGCCGCGTGCTGGCGGTGGTCGGCCGCCTGGTGCCGCACGACGCGGCGCAGGTCTACCTGCCGGCGGAGATGGTGGACGCGATCGTCGTCCACCCCGACGCCGAACAGACGGCGGCGGTGTTCCATCGCGACCCGTGGCTGGCGGTGACGACCGACGCCGGCGGCGCGATCGGCCCCGCCCTGGCGCGGGTGCGGTTCATCAACCGCCTGGTCGGCATCACCGCCCGGCGCACGGCGGTCGACGCCGCGGTGGCGCGCCTGGCGGCGGCGGTGCTCTGCGCGGTCGGCCGGCGCGGCGCCTACGTCAACATCGGCACCGGGATGCCGGAGGAGATCCCGGCGGCGGTGTACGAGGCCGGCGGCCTCGAGCGCGTCACCTTCCTCGTCGAGAGCGGGCCGGTCGGCGGCGTGCCGGCGTCGGGCATCTACTTCGGCGCCGCGATCGCGCCGCGCCAGATCCTGTCGTCGGCCGAGATGTTCCGCCTGTGCTACCAGCGGCTCGACGTCACCTGTCTCGGCGCCCTGCAGGTCGACCGCCATGGCAACGTCAACGTCTCGCAGCGCGGCGAGGGCCCGCGCCACTTCGTCGGGCCGGGCGGCTTCATCGATCTCAGCACCGCGGCCGCGACGGTGCTGTTCGTCTGCCACTGGGCGCAGCGCGGCACGCTGGCGATCGAGAACGGGCGGCTGCGCGTCGTCGCCCGCGGCGCGCCGAAGTTCGTCGACGCGGTCGAGCAGATCACCTTCAACGGCCGCCGCGCCCTGGCGGCGGGGAAACGGGTATTCTGGGCGACCCCGGTCGGCCTGCTGCAACTCGCGCCGCGCGGAGTGGAGGTGGTCGCCGTCATGCCCGGCATCGACCCGCGGCGCGACGTCGTCGAAGCGAGCGGCGGCGTGGTCCGCCTGCCGGCGTCGGAGGTGCGCACGCTGCCGGCGGTGCTGCTCGGCGGCGCCGGGTTCGACCTGCGCGACGGCGGCCCGCTGCGCGGCTGGCTCTGA
- a CDS encoding Dyp-type peroxidase, with translation MGTPQNAIDAGPGRCARFLVLEVGTQAGAVEQVRGALATVPNLVRAVGHRDESAALSCVVAIGADAWSRLLPDRSRPAQLHRFPALADGGRTAPSTPGDVLLHIRAEREDFCHELARLVLAALGDTVAVVDETHGFAYLDSRDLIGFVDGTENPRGEERLAWTIVGDEDPEHAGGSYVTVQRYVTDFAAWQALPTEAQEAAIGRTKADDVELDDAVCPASAHKERAKLVRGGVEQKILRHNRAYGSARESGTYFIAYARDLSVTEGMLERMFVADAEGVYDRLLDVTRPVTGCHFFAPAEEVLESLPDVAAPPPAAADEPALPIGSLRAGR, from the coding sequence ATGGGCACACCGCAGAACGCCATTGACGCCGGACCCGGACGCTGCGCGCGCTTCCTGGTGCTCGAGGTCGGCACGCAGGCCGGCGCCGTCGAGCAGGTGCGCGGCGCGCTGGCGACGGTGCCCAATCTGGTTCGCGCCGTCGGGCACCGCGACGAGTCCGCGGCGCTGAGCTGCGTGGTGGCGATCGGCGCCGATGCCTGGTCGCGCCTGCTGCCCGATCGCAGCCGCCCGGCGCAACTGCACCGCTTCCCCGCGCTTGCCGATGGCGGCCGCACGGCGCCGTCGACCCCGGGCGACGTCCTCCTGCACATCCGCGCCGAGCGCGAGGACTTCTGCCACGAGCTGGCGCGCCTGGTGCTCGCCGCCCTCGGCGACACCGTCGCCGTCGTCGACGAGACGCACGGCTTCGCCTATCTCGACAGCCGCGATCTGATCGGCTTCGTCGATGGCACCGAGAACCCGCGCGGCGAGGAGCGGCTGGCCTGGACCATCGTCGGCGACGAGGACCCCGAGCACGCCGGTGGCAGTTACGTCACCGTCCAGCGCTACGTCACCGATTTCGCCGCCTGGCAGGCGCTCCCGACCGAGGCGCAGGAAGCGGCGATCGGCCGCACCAAGGCCGACGACGTCGAGCTCGACGACGCCGTCTGCCCAGCGAGCGCCCACAAGGAGCGCGCCAAGCTCGTCCGCGGCGGCGTCGAGCAGAAGATCCTGCGCCACAACCGCGCCTACGGATCGGCGCGCGAGTCCGGCACCTACTTCATCGCCTACGCCCGCGACCTCTCGGTGACCGAGGGGATGCTGGAGCGCATGTTCGTCGCCGACGCCGAGGGCGTGTACGACCGTCTGCTCGACGTCACCCGCCCGGTCACCGGCTGCCACTTCTTCGCCCCGGCCGAGGAGGTGCTGGAATCCCTGCCCGACGTCGCGGCCCCGCCGCCGGCGGCGGCAGACGAGCCAGCCCTGCCCATCGGCAGCCTGCGCGCGGGTCGCTGA